In a single window of the Mesoplodon densirostris isolate mMesDen1 chromosome 16, mMesDen1 primary haplotype, whole genome shotgun sequence genome:
- the HSPA12B gene encoding heat shock 70 kDa protein 12B — translation MLAVPEMGLQGLYSGSSPERSPVPSPPGSPRTQESCGIAPLTPSQSPKPEARAPQQAPFSVVVAIDFGTTSSGYAFSFASDPEAIHMMRKWEGGDPGVAHQKTPTCLLLTPEGAFHSFGYTARDYYHDLDPEEARDWLYFEKFKMKIHSATDLTLKTQLEAVNGKKMPALEVFAHALRFFKEHALQELRDQCPSLPEKDTVRWVLTVPAIWKQPAKQFMREAAYLAGLVSREDAEQLLIALEPEAASVYCRKLRLHQLVDLSSRAPGSGRLGERRSIDSSFRQAREQLRRSRHSRTFLVESGVGELWAEMQAGDRYVVADCGGGTVDLTVHQLEQPHGTLKELYKASGGPCGAVGVDLAFEQLLGRIFGEDFIATFKRQRPAAWVDLTIAFEARKRTAGPHRAGALNISLPFSFIDFYRKQRGHNVETALRRSSVNFVKWSSQGMLRMSSEAMNDLFQPTVSGIIQHIEALLARPEVQGVKLLFLVGGFAESAVLQHAVQAALGARGLRVVVPHDVGLTILKGAVLFGQAPGVVRVRRSPLTYGVGVLNRFVAGRHPPDKLLVRDGRRWCTDVFERFVAAEQSVALGEEVLRSYCPARPGQRRVLINLYCCAAEDARFITDPGVRKCGALSLELEPAEGGPHAAGAPPGRREIRTAMQFGDTEIKVTAVDVSTNRSVRAAIDFLSN, via the exons AAGCCTGAGGCCCGAGCCCCACAACAGGCCCCCTTCTCCGTGGTAGTGGCCATCGACTTCGGCACCACATCCAGTGGCTATGCCTTCAGCTTTGCCAGTGACCCTGAAGCCATCCACATGATGAG GAAATGGGAGGGCGGGGACCCAGGTGTGGCCCACCAGAAGACCCCCACCTGCCTGCTGCTGACCCCAGAGGGTGCCTTTCACAGTTTTGGCTATACAGCCCGTGATTACTACCACGATCTGGACCCTGAGGAGGCTCGTGACTGGCTCTACTTTGAGAAGTTCAAGATGAAGATCCACAGTGCCACT GATCTCACCTTGAAGACCCAGCTAGAAGcggtaaatggaaagaaaatgcctGCCCTGGAGGTGTTTGCCCATGCCTTGCGCTTCTTCAAGGAGCATGCCCTTCAG GAGCTGAGGGACCAGTGCCCATCGCTGCCAGAGAAGGACACTGTGCGCTGGGTGTTGACAGTGCCGGCCATCTGGAAACAGCCAGCTAAGCAGTTCATGCGAGAGGCTGCCTACTTG GCCGGACTGGTGTCGAGAGAGGATGCAGAGCAATTACTCATCGCCCTGGAGCCTGAGGCCGCCTCTGTCTACTGCCGCAAGCTGCGTCTGCACCAGCTCGTGGACCTGAGCAGCCGAGCTCCAGGCAGTGGGCGCCTGGGCGAGCGCCGCTCCATTGATTCCAGCTTCCGTCAGG CCCGAGAGCAGCTTCGAAGGTCCCGCCACAGCCGCACGTTCCTGGTGGAATCGGGTGTCGGAGAACTGTGGGCTGAGATGCaagcag GAGACCGCTACGTGGTGGCAGACTGCGGGGGAGGCACGGTAGACCTTACCGTGCACCAGTTGGAGCAGCCCCATGGCACCCTCAAGGAGCTCTACAAGGCATCTG GTGGCCCCTGTGGCGCGGTGGGCGTGGACCTGGCCTTCGAGCAGCTGCTGGGCCGCATCTTCGGCGAGGACTTCATCGCCACCTTCAAAAGGCAACGCCCAGCAGCCTGGGTGGATCTGACTATAGCCTTCGAGGCCCGCAAACGCACCGCAGGCCCACACCGTGCGGGGGCGCTCAACATCTCGCTGCCCTTCTCGTTTATTGACTTCTACCGCAAGCAGCGAGGCCACAACGTGGAGACAGCCCTGCGCAGGAGCAG CGTGAACTTCGTGAAGTGGTCCTCACAGGGGATGCTCAGGATGTCTTCTGAGGCCATGAACGACCTCTTTCAGCCCACGGTCAGCGGGATCATCCAGCACATAG AGGCGCTGCTGGCGCGCCCCGAGGTGCAGGGCGTGAAGCTGCTGTTCCTGGTGGGCGGCTTCGCAGAGTCGGCCGTGCTGCAGCACGCGGTGCAGGCAGCACTGGGCGCCCGCGGCCTCCGTGTGGTGGTTCCGCACGACGTGGGCCTCACCATCCTAAAGGGCGCGGTGCTCTTCGGGCAGGCTCCGGGCGTGGTTCGGGTGCGCCGCTCGCCGCTCACCTACGGCGTGGGCGTGCTCAACCGCTTCGTGGCTGGGCGCCACCCGCCCGACAAGCTGCTGGTTCGCGACGGCCGCCGCTGGTGCACCGACGTGTTCGAGCGCTTCGTGGCCGCCGAGCAGTCGGTGGCCCTGGGCGAGGAGGTGCTGCGCAGCTACTGCCCGGCACGCCCAGGCCAGCGGCGCGTGCTCATCAACTTGTACTGCTGCGCCGCCGAGGACGCGCGCTTCATCACCGACCCGGGCGTGCGCAAGTGCGGCGCGCTCAGTCTAGAGCTCGAGCCCGCCGAGGGAGGCCCCCATGCCGCCGGCGCGCCCCCTGGCCGCCGCGAGATCCGTACTGCCATGCAGTTTGGCGACACCGAGATTAAGGTCACTGCCGTCGACGTCAGCACCAATCGCTCCGTGCGCGCCGCCATCGACTTTCTTTCCAACTGA
- the ADISSP gene encoding adipose-secreted signaling protein, producing the protein MAAANKGNKPRVRSIRFATGHDAEGSQSHVHFDEKLHDSVVMVTQESDSSFLVKAGFLKILHRYEITFTLPPVRRLSKEVREAPVPSLHLKLLSVMPIPEGYSIKCEYSAHKEGVLKEEMLIACEGGTGTYVRVTVQARVMDRHHGTPMLLDGVKCVGAELEYDSEHSDWHGFD; encoded by the exons ATGGCTGCAGCCAACAAGG GCAATAAGCCCAGAGTCCGGAGTATCCGCTTTGCGACAGGCCATGATGCAGAAGGCTCCCAGAGCCACGTCCACTTTGATGAGAAGCTGCATGACTCTGTGGTCATGGTCACCCAAGAGAGCGACAGCAGCTTTCTGGTCAAG GCTGGCTTCCTGAAGATCCTGCACAGGTATGAGATTACCTTCACTCTGCCCCCAGTGCGCAGGCTGAGCAAGGAGGTCCGAGAGGCACCTGTCCCCAGCCTGCACCTCAAGCTCCTCAGCGTCATGCCCATCCCAGAAG GTTACAGCATCAAGTGTGAGTACTCAGCGCACAAGGAGGGCGTCCTCAAGGAGGAGATGCTGATAGCCTGCGAAGGTGGCACCGGCACCTACGTGCGCGTGACGGTGCAGGCGCGCGTCATGG ACCGACACCACGGCACACCCATGCTGCTAGATGGTGTCAAGTGCGTGGGTGCTGAGCTAGAATACGACTCAGAGCACAGTGACTGGCACGGCTTCGACTGA
- the SPEF1 gene encoding sperm flagellar protein 1 isoform X1 yields the protein MRKIAQCAPGVVELVLIPLRQCLEEQQRRRKQGTSSLQELAPQDGTDYMDVGLSQKARGKGAPDPQGGGQLRVGRLPVPRPLGYSQARQVDRSLILQIAEKEQELLASQETVQVLQMKVRRLEHLLQLKNVRIEDLSRRLQQAEHKQRRMDCFPEPRSHMQRPGMHPKAVPDTRGGSMLPVLGLGRWSPSSVHTPRTRSPPSSDDSSVSIQASPLYPGPKGKLSQTAEGLPCPSLALTWDPTGGWKVQQLKRKG from the exons ATGCGCAAGATCGCACAGTGTGCCCCAGGTGTGGTGGAGCTGGTGCTCATTCCACTGAGGCAGTGCCTGGAGGAACAGCAGAGGCGCAGGAAGCAGGGCACCAGCTCCTTACAG GAGCTGGCTCCCCAGGATGGCACTGACTACATGGATGTGG GTTTGTCCCAGAAGGCCCGAGGGAAAGGTGCTCCAGACCCCCAGGGAGGGGGACAGCTCAG GGTGGGCCGGCTGCCTGTGCCCCGGCCTCTGGGGTATAGCCAGGCGCGGCAGGTCGACCGAAGCCTCATCCTCCAGATTGCTGAAAAGGAGCAGGAGCTGTTGGCCTCGCAGGAGACTGTGCAG GTCCTGCAGATGAAGGTGAGACGCTTGGAGCACCTGCTCCAGCTCAAGAACGTGCGCATCGAAGACCTCTCCCGGCGGCTCCAGCAGGCGGAGCATAAGCAGCG GAGAATGGACTGCTTTCCGGAACCTAGAAGCCACATGCAGAGACCTGGCATGCACCCCAAAGCAGTGCCTGACACCAGAGGGGGCTCTATGCTCCCTGTGCTGGGCCTTGGACGTTGGTCCCCCAGCTCGGTCCACACCCCTAGAACCCGGTCCCCACCCAGCTCTGATGACAGCAGCGTCTCCATCCAGGCTAGTCCTCTGTACCCTGGGCCAAAGGGGAAGCTGTCCCAGACAGCTGAGGGGCTTCCTTGCCCCTCCTTGGCACTCACCTGGGACCCaactggaggctggaaagtgcAACAGCTGAAGAGAAAGGGGTGA